A single window of Pseudarthrobacter psychrotolerans DNA harbors:
- a CDS encoding regulatory protein RecX — translation MAADADANANADADAEPDPASVARAIVLRQLTSSAKSRLQLSRKLAERNIPEDVAEAVLDRFQEVRLIDDAEFADMWVRSRSQSRKLAKGALRRELTDKGIDADTAAAALEQLSDADEEVAARLLVERKLRAGTDLSDRAERDKITRRLASMLARKGYQPSQAFRIVGEVLDSRAETQADAPDNLLDP, via the coding sequence ATCGCCGCAGACGCCGACGCAAACGCAAACGCAGACGCAGACGCCGAACCGGATCCCGCGTCCGTGGCGCGGGCCATCGTGCTCCGGCAGCTGACCAGTTCGGCCAAGAGCCGGCTGCAGCTGTCGCGAAAACTGGCTGAGCGGAACATTCCGGAGGATGTGGCGGAGGCTGTCCTGGACCGCTTCCAGGAGGTCCGCCTCATTGACGACGCCGAGTTCGCCGACATGTGGGTGCGCAGCCGGTCCCAGTCCCGGAAGCTCGCCAAAGGGGCCCTCCGGCGCGAGCTCACGGACAAGGGGATAGACGCGGACACCGCCGCCGCCGCTCTGGAACAGCTTTCCGACGCGGACGAGGAAGTGGCTGCCCGGCTCCTGGTGGAACGCAAGCTCCGGGCAGGCACGGATTTGTCGGACCGCGCTGAGCGGGACAAGATCACCCGGCGGTTGGCGTCCATGCTGGCCCGCAAGGGCTATCAGCCGTCGCAAGCGTTCCGGATCGTCGGCGAGGTGCTCGACTCACGTGCGGAGACCCAGGCAGACGCACCGGACAACCTGCTGGATCCGTAG
- the miaB gene encoding tRNA (N6-isopentenyl adenosine(37)-C2)-methylthiotransferase MiaB, translated as MSLTIPSPASGTAPSADPALQQPRTYQVRTFGCQMNVHDSERMAGMLEAAGYVPASGEQADVVVFNTCAVRENADNKLYGNLGMLAPVKAANPGMQIAVGGCLAQKDRETILKKAPWVDAVFGTHNVGALPALLDRARHNNEAQLEILESLDVFPSTLPTKRDSVYSGWVSISVGCNNTCTFCIVPALRGKEKDRRPGDILAEIQALVDDGAIEVTLLGQNVNSYGVEFGDRQAFSKLLRACGEITGLERVRFTSPHPAAFTDDVIDAMAETPNVMPQLHMPLQSGSDKVLKDMKRSYRSTKFLGILDKVREKIPHAAISTDIIVGFPGETEEDFQATLDVVEKSRFATAFTFQYSKRPGTPAADLPDQLPKAVVQERFERLTALQDRIAAEENATQLGRRVEVMVTAHSGRKSEETHRLSGRSQDQRLVHFSVPDGAEAPRPGDLVTVTITEAAAFHLVADPSVQDYSLRRSRAGDAWDRSQADSCGAPVPAAASGGAGRTGVSLGMPTLPVRSR; from the coding sequence GTGAGTTTGACCATTCCTTCCCCCGCATCCGGTACCGCCCCGTCAGCCGACCCTGCCCTCCAGCAGCCCCGTACCTATCAGGTGCGCACGTTCGGCTGCCAGATGAACGTGCATGATTCGGAGCGGATGGCCGGCATGCTCGAGGCCGCGGGCTACGTACCGGCCAGCGGTGAGCAGGCCGACGTCGTGGTGTTCAACACCTGCGCGGTCCGGGAAAACGCGGACAACAAGCTCTACGGCAACCTGGGCATGCTGGCGCCTGTCAAGGCGGCCAACCCCGGGATGCAGATTGCGGTCGGAGGCTGCCTGGCCCAGAAGGACCGCGAGACCATCCTCAAGAAGGCGCCCTGGGTGGACGCTGTCTTCGGCACCCACAACGTCGGGGCGCTCCCGGCGCTGTTGGACCGGGCCCGGCACAACAACGAAGCCCAGCTGGAGATCCTTGAATCCCTGGACGTCTTCCCCTCCACCTTGCCCACCAAGCGTGACTCGGTGTATTCCGGCTGGGTGTCCATCTCGGTCGGCTGCAACAACACCTGCACCTTCTGCATCGTCCCGGCGCTGCGCGGGAAGGAAAAAGACCGCCGCCCGGGCGACATCCTGGCTGAAATCCAGGCCCTGGTGGATGACGGCGCCATCGAAGTCACCCTGCTGGGCCAGAACGTGAACTCCTACGGCGTGGAATTCGGTGACCGGCAGGCGTTCTCCAAACTCCTGCGCGCGTGCGGGGAGATCACAGGCCTTGAGCGGGTCCGCTTCACCAGCCCCCACCCCGCCGCCTTCACCGACGATGTCATTGACGCCATGGCCGAAACCCCCAACGTGATGCCCCAGCTGCACATGCCGCTGCAGTCCGGGTCCGACAAAGTCCTGAAGGACATGAAACGCTCCTACCGGTCCACCAAATTCCTGGGCATCCTGGACAAGGTCCGCGAGAAGATCCCGCACGCCGCCATCTCCACCGACATCATTGTCGGCTTCCCCGGCGAAACCGAGGAAGACTTTCAGGCCACCCTCGATGTCGTGGAGAAGTCGCGCTTCGCCACCGCGTTCACCTTCCAGTATTCGAAGCGTCCGGGTACGCCGGCCGCGGACCTGCCGGACCAGCTTCCGAAGGCCGTGGTCCAGGAGCGTTTTGAACGCCTGACCGCGCTGCAGGACAGGATTGCCGCCGAGGAAAACGCCACGCAGCTTGGCCGCCGGGTAGAGGTGATGGTCACTGCCCATTCAGGGCGCAAGTCCGAAGAAACCCACAGGCTGTCCGGCCGGTCCCAGGACCAGCGGCTGGTGCACTTCTCTGTTCCCGACGGGGCAGAGGCGCCGCGTCCAGGGGACCTGGTCACCGTGACCATCACCGAAGCCGCAGCGTTCCACCTTGTGGCCGACCCGTCGGTGCAGGACTACAGCCTGCGACGCTCCCGCGCGGGAGACGCCTGGGACAGGTCCCAGGCCGACTCGTGCGGCGCTCCCGTGCCGGCTGCCGCAAGCGGTGGCGCCGGCCGGACCGGAGTCTCGCTGGGTATGCCCACGCTGCCGGTCCGGAGCCGCTGA
- the miaA gene encoding tRNA (adenosine(37)-N6)-dimethylallyltransferase MiaA — protein sequence MAQPPVIAVVGPTGSGKSDLAVNLALELDGEVINADAMQFYRGMDIGTAKIAQAERRGVPHYLLDILDVTEEASVSDFQQQARSIVSDIHVRGKRAILAGGSGLYVRAALDVLEFPGTDPVLRRQLEAELDEAGQDALLARLREVDPVSAGRVSDSRRIIRALEVHQLTGRPFSSFMPQREYFQPAIQIGLAVDRDVLRERLALRVHTMVDQGLLAEVRRLDAAGLRGGKTAPRALGYAQFLKVLDGGSTVAEAAEDTIVATRQFARRQLTWFRADPRISWLDWQAPDLAAQAVALSR from the coding sequence GTGGCCCAGCCTCCGGTCATTGCCGTTGTTGGTCCCACGGGGTCCGGTAAGTCCGATCTGGCCGTTAACCTTGCCCTGGAACTGGACGGCGAGGTCATCAATGCCGATGCCATGCAGTTCTATCGCGGGATGGACATAGGCACCGCCAAGATCGCGCAGGCAGAACGCAGGGGCGTTCCCCACTACCTTCTGGACATCCTGGACGTCACGGAAGAGGCCAGCGTTTCAGACTTCCAGCAGCAGGCCCGGAGCATCGTCAGCGATATTCACGTCCGTGGCAAGCGCGCCATACTGGCAGGCGGTTCGGGTCTCTACGTGCGGGCTGCCCTCGATGTCCTCGAATTCCCCGGCACGGATCCTGTCCTCCGGCGGCAGCTTGAGGCTGAGCTTGATGAAGCCGGCCAGGATGCCCTCCTGGCCCGGCTCCGGGAGGTGGATCCGGTGTCCGCAGGCCGTGTCTCCGATTCGCGCCGGATCATCAGGGCGCTCGAAGTCCACCAGCTCACCGGCAGGCCCTTCAGCTCCTTTATGCCCCAGCGGGAGTATTTCCAGCCTGCTATCCAGATCGGGCTGGCGGTGGACCGCGACGTCCTCCGTGAACGGTTGGCTCTGCGCGTCCACACCATGGTGGACCAAGGGTTATTGGCGGAAGTGCGCCGGCTGGACGCGGCCGGTCTCCGCGGCGGCAAAACTGCGCCGCGGGCCCTGGGCTATGCCCAGTTCCTGAAAGTGCTCGACGGCGGCTCAACAGTTGCCGAGGCAGCCGAGGACACCATTGTGGCCACCCGGCAGTTCGCCAGGCGCCAGCTCACGTGGTTCCGTGCCGATCCCCGCATCAGCTGGCTGGACTGGCAAGCGCCGGACCTTGCGGCCCAGGCCGTGGCTCTCAGCCGGTAA
- the dapF gene encoding diaminopimelate epimerase, whose protein sequence is MDATPAETTEPAFRTLGGLRFSKGHGTGNDFVLIADPDGVHTIDAGQVAALCDRHRGIGGDGLIRAVPSRYLSEGRELLLSSPEAEWFMDYRNGDGSLSEMCGNGVRVFVHFLRAEGLVDLPDGGALAIGTRGGVKTVVRTGDSYAVDMGPWEFIFPGDATAKAMDSLVTADGLEVPRPALSVSMGNPHTVVALAELSELEATRLYTAPQVDPVPANGTNVEFVVPAEPLVHNGIGTVTMRVHERGVGETQSCGTGACAAAVAIRHWAGAEAPDSWQVNVPGGVVGVKFFAGAGGHEHVELSGPAVIVATGTLS, encoded by the coding sequence ATGGACGCAACTCCCGCAGAGACCACAGAGCCCGCCTTCCGCACCCTGGGCGGACTCCGCTTCTCCAAGGGACACGGCACAGGCAACGACTTTGTGCTGATCGCTGACCCCGACGGCGTCCACACCATCGACGCCGGCCAGGTAGCCGCCCTCTGCGACCGTCACCGCGGAATCGGCGGTGACGGACTGATCCGGGCCGTCCCCTCCCGGTACCTCTCCGAAGGCCGCGAGCTGCTGCTCAGCAGCCCCGAAGCCGAGTGGTTCATGGACTACCGCAACGGCGACGGGTCCCTGTCGGAAATGTGCGGCAACGGGGTCCGCGTTTTTGTGCACTTCCTGCGTGCCGAAGGACTGGTAGACCTGCCCGACGGCGGCGCCCTCGCCATCGGGACGCGCGGCGGCGTCAAGACCGTGGTCCGGACAGGGGACAGCTACGCGGTCGACATGGGGCCGTGGGAATTCATTTTCCCCGGCGACGCGACCGCCAAAGCCATGGATTCGCTGGTCACCGCGGACGGCCTGGAAGTGCCCCGCCCCGCCTTGTCCGTCAGCATGGGCAACCCGCACACCGTGGTGGCGCTGGCTGAACTGTCTGAACTGGAAGCCACCAGGCTCTACACGGCTCCGCAGGTCGATCCGGTACCCGCCAATGGAACCAACGTTGAATTCGTCGTGCCTGCTGAACCGCTGGTCCATAACGGGATCGGCACCGTTACCATGCGCGTCCATGAGCGGGGCGTTGGAGAAACCCAGTCCTGCGGCACAGGCGCGTGCGCCGCCGCAGTGGCTATCCGGCACTGGGCCGGGGCGGAAGCTCCGGACTCCTGGCAGGTCAACGTGCCGGGCGGCGTTGTTGGGGTCAAGTTCTTCGCCGGGGCCGGCGGGCACGAGCACGTCGAGCTCAGCGGGCCCGCCGTAATTGTGGCTACTGGGACGCTTTCCTGA
- a CDS encoding methyltransferase: MESAHYFSASPAGPFTRKPLAVELAGETRTLQTSGGIFSPDGIDKGTAVLLAEVPAPDPTGNLLDIGCGWGPIALTLALRAPHAKVYAVDVNERCITLTNENAALLGLGNVLASTPDAVDPELRFDTIWSNPPIRIGKDELHSLLKMWLPRLAPGGSAWLVVQKNLGSDSLQRWLSTELDASFTVSRESTSKSFRILRVRKASQ, encoded by the coding sequence ATGGAGTCCGCACACTATTTCAGCGCATCGCCCGCCGGGCCGTTCACCCGCAAACCGCTCGCAGTGGAACTGGCTGGCGAGACGCGCACGCTGCAGACGTCCGGCGGCATCTTCAGCCCCGACGGTATTGACAAGGGGACGGCGGTGCTCCTGGCTGAGGTCCCGGCCCCGGACCCCACAGGCAACCTCCTTGACATCGGCTGCGGCTGGGGGCCCATTGCCCTGACCCTCGCATTGCGCGCGCCGCATGCCAAGGTCTACGCCGTGGATGTCAATGAACGCTGCATCACCCTGACCAATGAGAATGCGGCCCTGCTGGGCCTGGGCAACGTGCTGGCCAGCACTCCTGACGCCGTGGACCCGGAACTGCGCTTCGACACGATCTGGTCCAATCCACCCATCCGGATCGGCAAGGATGAACTCCACAGCCTCCTGAAGATGTGGCTGCCCCGGCTGGCGCCGGGCGGCTCCGCGTGGCTGGTGGTCCAGAAGAACCTGGGCTCGGATTCGCTTCAGCGCTGGCTCTCGACGGAGCTGGATGCATCGTTCACCGTCAGCCGGGAGTCCACGTCCAAGTCCTTCCGGATCCTTCGGGTCAGGAAAGCGTCCCAGTAG
- the hflX gene encoding GTPase HflX: MTSQPNTGSDPAAKDMSPEEIQAVIDRILAKDVPARNVTAADGDKAVFGRAQAISRLDDEHNSYDGDQQDREERRALRRVAGLSTELEDVTEVEYRQLRLERVVLAGLWSEGTLADAENSLRELAALAETAGSEVLDGMVQRRAKPDPGTFLGSGKALELKEIVTATGADTVVVDAELAPSQRRSLEDIVKVKVIDRTALILDIFAQHAKSREGKAQVELAQLEYLLPRLRGWGESMSRQAGGQVGGAGAGMGSRGPGETKIELDRRRIRTRMAKLRREIAAMKPARETKRANRRRNSVPSVAIAGYTNAGKSSLLNRLTDAGVLVENSLFATLDPTVRKAETSDGLGYTLADTVGFVRSLPTQLVEAFRSTLEEVADADLILHVVDVSHPDPEGQIAAVRKVFSEVDARKVPEIIVLNKADAADPFVVERLKQREPRHVVVSARTGQGIAELLQAISDGIPRPGVKLELLIPYDRGDLISKLHETDAEILSLDHGEHGTRALVMVREGLAAELESFINHD; the protein is encoded by the coding sequence ATGACCAGCCAGCCCAACACCGGTTCCGATCCAGCAGCCAAGGACATGAGTCCCGAGGAGATCCAAGCTGTCATCGACCGGATTCTCGCCAAGGACGTACCGGCCAGGAACGTCACCGCCGCAGACGGTGACAAGGCCGTGTTCGGCAGGGCTCAGGCGATCTCCCGCTTGGACGACGAACACAACAGCTACGACGGCGACCAGCAGGACCGGGAGGAACGCCGGGCACTGCGGCGCGTGGCCGGCCTGTCCACCGAACTCGAAGATGTCACCGAAGTTGAATACCGGCAGCTGCGGCTCGAACGTGTGGTCCTGGCCGGGCTGTGGTCCGAAGGCACGTTAGCGGACGCGGAGAATTCCCTGCGTGAACTCGCCGCCCTTGCCGAAACAGCAGGCTCGGAAGTCCTGGACGGAATGGTGCAGCGCCGTGCCAAACCGGACCCGGGCACGTTCCTCGGTTCCGGAAAGGCCCTTGAGCTCAAGGAAATCGTGACGGCCACAGGGGCTGACACTGTTGTGGTGGATGCCGAACTGGCACCGTCCCAGCGCCGTAGCCTTGAGGACATTGTCAAGGTCAAAGTCATTGACCGCACGGCCCTGATCCTTGACATCTTCGCCCAGCACGCCAAGAGCCGTGAAGGCAAGGCCCAAGTGGAGCTGGCTCAGCTCGAATACCTCCTGCCACGCCTCCGTGGCTGGGGTGAATCGATGTCCCGCCAGGCCGGTGGCCAGGTGGGCGGCGCCGGCGCCGGCATGGGTTCGCGCGGACCCGGTGAAACAAAAATCGAACTGGACCGCCGCCGGATCCGCACCCGGATGGCCAAGCTGCGGCGCGAGATCGCGGCGATGAAGCCGGCACGGGAAACCAAACGGGCCAACCGCCGTCGTAATTCAGTGCCTTCCGTTGCGATTGCCGGATACACGAACGCCGGTAAGTCATCGCTGCTGAACAGGCTGACCGACGCCGGTGTGCTGGTGGAGAACTCACTGTTCGCCACCCTGGATCCCACCGTGCGAAAGGCCGAGACCTCCGATGGCCTCGGGTACACCCTGGCGGACACCGTGGGTTTTGTCCGTTCATTGCCCACCCAGTTGGTGGAGGCCTTCCGCTCCACGTTGGAGGAAGTTGCTGACGCGGATCTGATCCTGCACGTGGTGGACGTGTCCCACCCGGATCCCGAGGGCCAGATTGCTGCAGTCCGCAAGGTCTTCAGCGAAGTGGATGCCCGTAAGGTGCCCGAGATCATTGTCCTGAACAAGGCCGATGCCGCTGATCCGTTTGTGGTGGAGCGCCTCAAGCAGCGCGAGCCGCGCCACGTGGTGGTCTCGGCCCGCACAGGCCAGGGGATCGCCGAACTGCTGCAGGCCATCAGTGACGGGATTCCGCGGCCCGGCGTGAAGCTGGAGCTCCTTATTCCCTACGACCGCGGTGACCTGATCAGCAAACTGCACGAGACCGATGCCGAGATCCTGAGCCTGGATCACGGCGAGCACGGTACCCGCGCTTTGGTGATGGTGCGTGAGGGCCTTGCGGCTGAACTGGAATCCTTCATCAACCATGACTGA
- a CDS encoding ATP-dependent DNA helicase: MTEVAAGEVKGRAGEQFVIELLDRAVAGMGGQSRSGQHEMARQVARAIETGDHLLVQAGTGTGKSLAYLIPLIAHSLVSNKPTLVSTATLALQTQIVGRDLPRLLKTITPALDRPVKVALVKGRSNYVCQHKLVGGFPSEEPAEGQLFSLGEDTSVPHFAAALGGPSSQLGKEVVRLREWAEKTTTGDRDELLPGVTDRAWRQVSVTSMECLGAQKCPMAAECFSELARHDAADADVVVTNHAMLAVSAFEGLAVLPEYDVVVVDEAHELQDRVTGAVSGQLSVAMVHAAASGARKHTAITVDALNASAANLELALAGVPNGLLPNGLNDEQLDCVDQLREACRAALSDSKGDGSQTADGGRQLARSRLMLILELCERLIVARDNREVVWFSRASSFDPQQGYAQPDESAPALVNIAPLSVAGKLREGLFAGHTVVLTSATLAIGSAFEPAAGGLGLVGEGAPSWTGIDVGSPFDYPKQGILYVAGHLPKPGRGASPEALDELEALIRASGGGALCLFSSRRAAEEAAEAMRPRLGLSILCQGDSTMTALVKQFADEPDTCLFGTMSLWQGVDVPGGSCRLVVIDRIPFPRPDDPLMTARSRAVAQAGGNGFMAVSATHAAIRLAQGAGRLIRSTGDKGVVAVLDSRLATERYAGFLRAALPPFWPTTDRKTAFAALERLAGKGA; encoded by the coding sequence ATGACTGAGGTTGCGGCGGGCGAAGTCAAAGGTAGGGCCGGCGAGCAGTTCGTGATCGAATTGCTCGACCGTGCCGTGGCCGGAATGGGCGGTCAAAGCCGCAGCGGGCAGCACGAGATGGCCAGGCAGGTGGCCAGGGCCATCGAAACCGGCGACCACCTCCTGGTTCAGGCCGGGACGGGGACCGGAAAGTCGCTGGCCTACCTGATTCCGCTCATTGCGCACTCGCTCGTGAGCAACAAGCCCACACTGGTGTCCACAGCCACGCTTGCGCTGCAGACCCAGATTGTGGGGCGCGACCTTCCCCGGTTGCTGAAGACCATCACACCCGCCTTGGATCGCCCGGTCAAGGTGGCCCTGGTCAAGGGCCGCTCCAACTACGTGTGCCAGCACAAACTCGTAGGCGGGTTCCCCTCCGAGGAACCCGCCGAGGGCCAGCTGTTCTCCCTCGGTGAAGACACCAGCGTCCCGCACTTCGCCGCCGCCCTGGGCGGGCCGTCGTCCCAGCTGGGGAAGGAAGTGGTGCGCCTGCGCGAGTGGGCGGAAAAGACCACCACAGGCGACCGCGATGAACTGCTGCCCGGTGTTACCGACCGGGCATGGCGGCAGGTTTCAGTGACGTCCATGGAATGCCTGGGCGCCCAAAAATGCCCCATGGCAGCCGAATGCTTCAGCGAACTGGCACGCCACGACGCCGCCGACGCCGACGTTGTGGTCACCAACCACGCCATGCTCGCCGTCAGCGCCTTTGAAGGCCTCGCAGTACTCCCCGAATACGACGTTGTGGTGGTGGACGAGGCCCACGAACTACAGGACCGGGTCACCGGTGCGGTGTCGGGGCAACTCTCCGTGGCAATGGTCCACGCTGCGGCGTCCGGCGCACGGAAGCACACGGCCATCACCGTGGATGCCCTCAACGCATCTGCCGCCAACCTCGAACTTGCCCTGGCCGGGGTGCCCAACGGGCTGCTCCCCAACGGCCTCAACGACGAACAGCTGGACTGCGTGGACCAGTTGCGTGAGGCCTGCCGCGCGGCCCTGTCCGATTCCAAGGGTGACGGCAGCCAAACGGCCGACGGCGGGCGGCAGCTCGCGCGCTCACGCCTGATGCTGATCCTCGAACTGTGCGAACGGCTCATCGTGGCCCGGGACAACCGCGAAGTGGTGTGGTTTTCCCGCGCAAGTTCCTTCGACCCGCAACAGGGCTATGCGCAGCCCGACGAGTCTGCGCCGGCCCTGGTCAACATCGCGCCGCTCAGCGTTGCCGGAAAGCTCCGCGAAGGGCTTTTCGCCGGCCACACCGTGGTGCTGACCTCAGCCACGCTTGCCATCGGCTCAGCCTTTGAACCGGCCGCCGGCGGCCTGGGGCTGGTGGGGGAGGGCGCACCGAGCTGGACCGGGATCGACGTCGGATCGCCCTTTGATTATCCCAAGCAGGGGATCCTCTACGTCGCAGGGCACCTGCCCAAGCCAGGCCGCGGGGCGTCGCCGGAGGCCCTCGATGAACTTGAGGCGCTGATCCGGGCGTCCGGCGGCGGCGCCCTGTGTCTCTTTTCGTCGCGCCGTGCCGCCGAGGAGGCCGCCGAGGCGATGCGTCCCCGGCTCGGCCTCAGCATTCTCTGCCAAGGCGACTCCACCATGACGGCCCTCGTGAAGCAGTTCGCGGACGAGCCCGATACCTGCCTCTTCGGAACCATGTCCCTGTGGCAGGGTGTTGATGTTCCGGGCGGATCATGCCGGCTCGTGGTGATAGACCGCATTCCGTTCCCGCGGCCGGATGATCCGCTGATGACCGCACGGTCCCGCGCCGTTGCGCAGGCGGGCGGAAACGGCTTTATGGCGGTATCGGCAACTCACGCGGCCATCCGCCTGGCCCAGGGCGCGGGCAGGCTGATCCGCTCCACCGGGGACAAAGGCGTAGTTGCCGTCCTCGATTCCCGGCTTGCCACCGAACGCTACGCCGGATTTCTGCGCGCCGCCCTGCCGCCGTTCTGGCCCACCACGGACCGCAAGACAGCGTTCGCAGCCCTGGAAAGGCTGGCCGGGAAGGGCGCCTGA
- the lexA gene encoding transcriptional repressor LexA — translation MAAPAAGGKATPQRRQPQRTPKGLTARQKKILETIQRSVNDNGYPPSMREIGDTVGLASLSSVTHQLSQLEKLGYLRRDPKRPRAMEVLMPLTLDGGSAKTNGATKPSVLHGIGGTVTELPSAMDTAMVPLVGRIAAGGPIFADQVVEDVMPLPRQLVGQGELFMLRVAGDSMVDAAICDGDWVVVRRQADAANGDIVAALLDDEATVKTFRQRDGHTWLLPQNTQYEPILGDHATIMGKVVSVLRSL, via the coding sequence ATGGCAGCACCAGCCGCCGGGGGCAAGGCGACACCGCAGCGCCGCCAGCCCCAACGGACCCCCAAGGGGCTCACGGCCCGCCAGAAGAAGATCCTTGAAACCATCCAGCGCTCAGTCAATGACAACGGCTATCCGCCGTCGATGCGTGAAATCGGCGACACCGTGGGCCTGGCGAGTTTGTCCAGCGTGACCCACCAGCTGTCGCAGCTGGAGAAGCTCGGATACCTGCGCCGGGACCCCAAGCGTCCGCGCGCTATGGAGGTCCTGATGCCGTTGACGCTGGACGGCGGGTCGGCCAAAACCAACGGGGCAACCAAGCCCTCAGTCCTGCACGGCATCGGCGGAACGGTCACCGAACTTCCCTCTGCCATGGACACCGCCATGGTGCCGTTGGTGGGCCGGATCGCGGCCGGCGGGCCCATCTTTGCTGATCAGGTGGTGGAAGACGTGATGCCCCTGCCGCGGCAGCTCGTGGGCCAGGGTGAGCTCTTTATGCTGCGCGTGGCCGGCGACTCCATGGTGGACGCTGCCATCTGCGACGGCGACTGGGTAGTGGTCCGCCGGCAGGCCGACGCCGCCAACGGCGATATCGTCGCGGCCCTGCTGGACGATGAAGCGACCGTGAAGACATTCCGCCAGCGCGATGGCCACACGTGGCTGTTGCCGCAGAACACGCAATACGAGCCCATCCTGGGCGATCACGCCACGATCATGGGCAAGGTCGTCTCGGTCCTGCGGTCGCTGTAG
- a CDS encoding LysM peptidoglycan-binding domain-containing protein, which yields MSAISASQDSRPQFISVQDLTSRQWSAPVPTSGSAPRQRRESLPPLRLTRRGRVVLIGIPLVIFAAILLSLAGFLNAPAKAADSAADLSLTPTVSVTVQAGQSLWTIAGTVAPERDPRDVIADIAQLNNLSAGGVVPGQQLFVPTK from the coding sequence ATGTCAGCTATATCTGCTTCGCAAGACTCGCGTCCGCAGTTCATTTCCGTGCAGGACCTCACCTCGCGGCAGTGGTCCGCACCCGTGCCGACGTCGGGTTCGGCGCCCAGGCAGCGCAGGGAGTCCTTACCGCCGCTGCGCCTGACCCGCAGGGGCCGGGTTGTCCTCATTGGCATCCCGCTGGTGATCTTCGCCGCAATCCTGCTTTCGCTGGCAGGTTTCCTCAACGCCCCGGCAAAGGCTGCCGACTCTGCCGCCGACCTGTCTTTGACGCCAACAGTCTCGGTCACAGTGCAGGCCGGACAGTCCCTCTGGACCATCGCCGGTACCGTAGCGCCAGAGCGTGATCCCCGTGATGTCATTGCGGATATTGCTCAGTTGAACAACCTGTCCGCCGGCGGCGTGGTCCCCGGACAGCAGCTCTTCGTCCCCACCAAGTAG
- a CDS encoding histidinol-phosphate transaminase → MNDQLERLNRLPLRTNLRGLTPYGAPQLDVPILLNVNENTHGVPADVRAAISVAVTEAAAGLNRYPDREFTELREALAEYLGHGLDATNIWAANGSNEVLQQILQAFGGPGRTALGFPPTYSMYPLLASGTDTGYITGQRADDYGLSAESAALQVKELQPNIVFLCSPNNPTGTGLGLDVVEAVYAAGEASQTIVIVDEAYHEFAHDGTPSALALLPGRERLIVSRTMSKAFALAGARLGYMAAAPEVTDALRLVRLPYHLSAITQATALAALQHRTALMADVEDIKEQRDRIVSELTRMGLKPAASDSNYVFFGGLDNPHDVWQQLLDHGVLIRDVGIPGHLRVTAGTETETTAFLMSLERILASQAKLPA, encoded by the coding sequence GTGAATGACCAGCTAGAGCGTCTGAACAGACTTCCCCTCCGGACCAACCTCCGCGGACTGACCCCGTACGGTGCCCCGCAGCTGGATGTACCTATCCTGCTGAACGTCAACGAAAACACCCATGGGGTCCCGGCGGACGTCCGGGCCGCGATCAGTGTGGCCGTGACGGAAGCCGCTGCAGGCCTCAACCGCTACCCGGACCGTGAGTTCACCGAACTCCGGGAAGCGCTGGCCGAATACCTCGGCCATGGTCTTGATGCCACCAACATTTGGGCAGCAAACGGATCCAATGAGGTCCTCCAGCAGATTCTCCAGGCTTTCGGCGGACCCGGCCGCACGGCCCTGGGATTCCCGCCCACGTATTCCATGTACCCGCTCCTGGCCAGCGGCACGGACACCGGGTACATCACCGGACAGCGCGCCGATGACTACGGGCTCAGTGCCGAATCGGCTGCCTTGCAGGTCAAGGAGCTTCAGCCCAACATCGTTTTCCTGTGCTCACCGAACAACCCCACCGGCACAGGCCTGGGCCTGGACGTTGTGGAGGCCGTGTACGCTGCCGGCGAGGCCAGCCAGACCATCGTGATCGTTGACGAGGCGTACCACGAGTTCGCCCACGATGGAACGCCCAGCGCCCTTGCCCTGCTGCCCGGCCGGGAACGCCTCATTGTGTCGCGCACCATGAGCAAGGCGTTCGCCCTCGCGGGCGCCCGCCTGGGCTACATGGCCGCCGCCCCTGAAGTCACGGACGCACTCCGCCTGGTCCGGCTGCCTTACCACCTCTCGGCCATCACCCAGGCAACAGCCCTCGCCGCCCTCCAGCACCGCACTGCCCTGATGGCCGACGTCGAGGACATCAAGGAGCAACGCGACCGCATCGTCTCGGAGCTGACCCGCATGGGCCTCAAGCCGGCCGCCTCCGATTCGAACTATGTCTTCTTCGGCGGCCTCGACAACCCGCATGACGTCTGGCAGCAGTTGCTGGACCACGGCGTGCTGATCCGCGACGTTGGCATCCCCGGCCACCTGCGGGTCACTGCGGGAACTGAGACGGAGACCACAGCGTTCCTGATGTCGCTGGAACGCATCCTGGCCAGCCAGGCCAAGCTGCCCGCCTAA